The sequence below is a genomic window from Melospiza georgiana isolate bMelGeo1 chromosome 6, bMelGeo1.pri, whole genome shotgun sequence.
GGCTGAAGGTCCCCATCCTCTTggctttcactgctgctgtctcctctctgacagccctcagtgctgtcacagctctgtTTGTCCTCCCGtgtcctgctggccctgcccctgctcccagtgcttccCGGTGctcctgtgtgccctgctctggctgctctccttCCTGCTCACTGCCACCCTCCATTGCTGCCCTTTGGTGCCCATGGCCTTGGTGCTGAGCTGCCCCTTCTCAGTGCTCAGCCTGCCCTGTtctgctctggccctgctggccaggctcctgtgctgctcatggaaacagctcccagggaagctctgtgccctgctcctgctgctcctgtcatctccttccccttcttcaCTGCTGATTTTGGGCACTGGCTCTTGCTGAAGGCGTTTGACTTCTCTGTCTTTGCCCCcaccccctctctcctgctcacctgtgcccagagcagtgccctCCCTCTGATTGactgcctggctgggagctgtgcaaaGGAATTCACTCCCTCTGGTAGTGCTGCCTTGCAGAGGCCTTTTGAGGCTTTTGTGCCAGAGCCAGGGCATAGGGACAACACAGGGGAGTCATCATCAGGTGAAATAATCATGAAACAGAGTCATCACAATATAGAGTGCGACTTGAGCTGCATGCATCATGGAGTTGAGCTCCTGGCCCTTCACAGGACATCTCAACAATCCCAGCCTGTTCCTGATAGCAATGTCCGAATGttccttgagctctgtcaggctggtgctgtgtgcagcaggggAACTCCTGCCTGGGGCAGTAGTTGGGTGACACACGGAATCcttctggaatggtttgggttgtaTGTTGGTTTAGGGTAAATTTGGGAGGAAGCCTCGGAATGAGCTTCATATAGTAAACAAATTCAAGAAgcctctccctcccagctggttcaggaaaagatttccttcgagaaaagtggaaaaaactgtttatttaacaagaaCAGTACTCACAAGCATAACAGatgaaaacaatattaaacaataaaatctCTTGCTGTTCTGAAGTAGTTGAATatgaatcccaatattaccaggtagattgtTCCTGGGCTTGtgtgacccttgctgctggccAAAGGCGGCAACTGAGGTATTTCACCTCAGAaacacctttggctggctgcaGGTTGCAGCTGGTCAGTgaaacaagtccaggcttgtagaAACTCAGTTTATCTCAGGTGCGAAGGCTTCAGGCAATggtggaaaggaaaagagagcgGATTCTGTCGGAGGGTTTATatccagagttttattccatggtcacagacgTCTGAATCTTTaggtaacagctccaacagaatcccgaGCGCATGGTCCTTGGTCAATTcaagcccagggacagggggaagggaagggacaggtgaggcACCAACCAGGTGAAAGGAGGAGGGTCTCAAGGGACGAGGGACACTCAGGCAGGCCAATGACCTCAGGCCTGAAttgcatcctttgaacttgagCAACCACAGGATGGCCTTACTGcaatgttaagcctgattgacagaaCTCACTGAGCAAGGGagcgagggggaagggagaggggtattgccacacctgggaagggactgggaagtAGAACAGGAAGttgcaacacactgcaacactgAAGAGTTCGCAAATTCAGACAGTCCTAGTTGTGGAGTGTAGTTTGGCTCACTCAGTCCCTTATCaatccctctggtgctggaaaatGCCGCGTCCCTGGCCCCGGTGGGCCACGGGTGtgagctcccagtgctctcctggattttcagtccagagcaggtttgaacagttccaagcaaaaggaaaatcacagtccagggaacttctctgcctcagccagctgaaaaaacccaaaagcaaaggagatttctgtgctgcatgtctgtgctgcagacagcacggtgtgggagcaggaatggggaggagtgagtgcagctTCTGGAAACAAACTGCTGCATCTGCTCTGCCCCTCTTTGCTCAAGAACCAGTCTGAAATGTGTAAAATctatttctgggctaaacagatgaatggggatacaattCAGCTCATAAGGTCACCCAGGACAGGTTGGAAGGAACTGTagagatcatctcattccatctcTCCttcttccatgggcagggacagccaggaaaGCTTTTGCTTTGAAGTCTTGCTCATTTGAAAGGAAGCTCAGGTAGTGAGTGCCCTGGGTGACAGTGGAGATAAGGAAGGTGCTGGAAAGTAAAAATGTACATGGAAGGATAATGGTCCTTCTGCACTTGCCTTGGGAGGGACACCCTGACTGAGTTGTTCTTCCCTGTATAAGAGGTTGTACCTTGGAAAGTTTTATCTTTCCAATGGACAGGAAATGGGAGtcagggagagaaaaaacctctcagatgTCAAAGTTTGTGTCTTCTGTTCATTATTAAGAACTCTGTTAATAAATGCTCCTTAAGTGTTTAACCTCATTTGTGTCTCCAAAGCCTGACTCTACACAGGGTTTTCACTCTCACTTCCCTTTCCAGAAGCAGTGGTGTGACGGTGCTCATAGGGGTGTTATGTTGAaggaagagacgaggatttgactccatatttcagaaggctgatttattattttatgatatatattacattaaaactacactaaaagaatagaagaaaatgtttcatctcagaaagctagctaagctaagaatagaaaggaaagaatgataacaaagttTTGTGGCTTGGACATTGTGTCCAAGCCAACTTGGCTGTGATTGGCGATTAATTCCAAACGTAcgcatgagaccaatcacagacccGCCTGTTGTATTCCACATCAGCAGATAaacattgtttacattttgtccctgaggactctcagcttctcaggaagaaaaaaaacctaaggAGAGAATTTTCATAAAGAGATGTCCATGACACAATGGCACAttgcttttccctggatttaaggcagagggaaaaggagagacAACTTCCCCCTGAGCAAGAGatgtggctgctgcccaggtcTGTGCCAGCAGGAATCAGGAGCTCTTGGCATTGCCAACATCATCCCAACCATTGCAGGCATGTGCCTTAGGAAAGGCTCTGGTATGAGACAGgaacctgccctgctcccagaccAGCCAGAGGCTTTAGAATGggataaaagaaggaaatgagccATTTTGGACACTGTTTAACAAAGGATCTGCAGTGAAGCCTGGTTGTTGTTTATTCAACAAATTCAGAGGGTGGGACTACCACattggaaagaaagaaaaaccatgaGTCCAAATCTGATGGAGGGGTAGTTAATGAATGAGAAAGATCAGGACAGGCTGGactgtggctggagctgctgtgcagagtggctgtgcagctcctcctgagggTGGCCAGGTTCAGGATGGAGGTGCTCAAGGGCTTCCCTGGACACTGATGCTGGGGAACCAGAGGATGGATGGCCCCATTCTGCAGAAGAGCAGCATAACCCCCTAATTTCTGTGCAATTAACTGGTCCAAGCATCTGGTGATGGGAATTTCCATATTCCATGTACTTTCT
It includes:
- the LOC131084932 gene encoding LOW QUALITY PROTEIN: mas-related G-protein coupled receptor member A1-like (The sequence of the model RefSeq protein was modified relative to this genomic sequence to represent the inferred CDS: inserted 2 bases in 2 codons; deleted 2 bases in 1 codon), which translates into the protein MGEKEYWGGVRLGSKWSKVPVPLLLLLLLCLCGMVGXGAVLWLLSFCIHRNPITPCVLSLAMAGSTFLLSITITPGIFSVPESFCHQLGSWAVTAGLKVPILLAFTAAVSSLTALSAVTALFVLXVSCWPCPCSQCFPVLLCALLWLLSFLLTATLHCCPLVPMALVLSCPFSVLSLPCSALALLARLLCCSWKQLPGKLCALLLLLVISFPFFTADFGHWLLLKAFDFSVFAPTPSLLLTCAQSSALPLIDCLAGSCAKEFTPSEAVV